ATCTGAGTGTCGGCAAAGTCATAGCAAATATGTTCCAAGATGTCCTTATCGGCAACAAATCCCAAGGCACGAAAGACAATGATAATAGGAATTTCTTTTTTGATGTATGGTAGAGTACACCGAATATACTGCCCAGATGAACCCTGCAACCATGTGCCACATATAATGTAACTAATTTTTACCATAATCTAGGATTTGtctgaaggaaaaaaaaagaaggattcAAAAGAATAAGCTTCTTACCCCTTTGGCATTAGCACGAGCAAGCATGCGCACAAACATGGTGCTTGGAGGTCTATTTTGGTTCTCAGCCATGGAACGGACTTCGCCAACATATGCATACTTATTTGGCTGTCGCTTCT
The sequence above is drawn from the Brassica oleracea var. oleracea cultivar TO1000 unplaced genomic scaffold, BOL UnpScaffold05368, whole genome shotgun sequence genome and encodes:
- the LOC106322042 gene encoding DNA-directed RNA polymerase II subunit 2-like, which gives rise to MSTNQVYVFKKRQPNKYAYVGEVRSMAENQNRPPSTMFVRMLARANAKGGSSGQYIRCTLPYIKKEIPIIIVFRALGFVADKDILEHICYDFADTQMMELLRPSLEEAFVIQNQLVALDYIGTRGAPPGAPKEKRI